The following coding sequences lie in one Zingiber officinale cultivar Zhangliang chromosome 2B, Zo_v1.1, whole genome shotgun sequence genomic window:
- the LOC122046708 gene encoding probable LRR receptor-like serine/threonine-protein kinase At4g37250 has protein sequence MIVLLSLILCSFSFVEQLPHQRSEGRRQVAPTPPSPSSFSSSLGENDLFQGAGMSSQSRILALFLSSLLLFLDLPAAALDQDGVLLLHFKYSVVADPLGALGGWNYDDATPCAWNGVVCMGFPDANASRVIGLVLPNSKLAGGVPWELGLIGRLRHLELSGNALNGTLPASFFNSSELRVLSLADNEISGDIPEIPDGCLNELQVLNLSDNALVGKVPGGLALLPNLTTIAVANNYLSGELPAGGFGDRVEYVDLSANLINGSLPPDLGGPSLRYLNLSRNQISGAIPPQLASGIPANSTVDFAFNNLTGEIPQAGALAAQGPEEFVGNSELCGKPLENLCTIPSTLSGPPNSTTGNPPDSPPAFAAMPRNAADGAPTTGSGQGKLRPAVIIAISVGDVAGIGFLGAVFYYFYLIKKKNREQHHQHQQQAKGVVTFGMNKQQPRPSSSESRGFSCIFCCSRRNRLDDEEEDSEDESTSSDPEAGEETRNRAEEGGSGGGGRTPQQPDATLIPVDGETELEMETLLKASAYILGASGSSIVYKAVLADGTALAVRRIGESSTIDKLKDFEAQVRSVAKFRHPNLLRLRGFYWSADEKLLIHDYAPNGSLANISFASKKQSSSPFHLSWESRLRIAWGLARGLAYLHEKKSVHGNVKPSNILLDADMEPKIADFGLDRLLSGDVCVGGGGYRLGTSARLFGSKRSLHSQASLPELSPPVSGASPLGSSVASSEALYQAPEFLKSLKPSTKSDVYSFGMVLLEMLAGRVVSEIEVGEWNAGGLVAEERHRVVRMADPAMRGEVEGKEEALMSCFRLGFACCAAAPQRRPAMKEVVQALEKLPPPSSSPPFA, from the exons ATGAttgttcttctttctttaattttgTGCTCCTTTTCGTTTGTTGAACAACTCCCTCATCAGCGATCGGAAGGAAGGCGGCAGGTAGCTCCAACGCCACCATCgccttcctctttttcttcctccctcgGGGAGAATGATCTGTTCCAGGGCGCCGGCATGAGCTCCCAAAGCAGGATTTTGGCTCTGTTCTTGTCTTCTCTCCTCCTGTTCTTGGATCTGCCGGCGGCGGCTCTCGACCAGGATGGAGTGCTTCTGTTGCACTTCAAGTACTCCGTCGTCGCCGACCCCCTCGGCGCACTCGGCGGCTGGAACTACGACGACGCCACGCCCTGCGCGTGGAATGGCGTCGTGTGCATGGGCTTCCCGGACGCGAACGCGTCGAGGGTTATCGGGCTGGTGCTCCCCAATTCGAAGCTCGCCGGCGGCGTGCCGTGGGAGCTCGGGCTCATCGGGCGCCTGCGCCATCTAGAGCTGTCTGGGAATGCTCTGAATGGGACTCTTCCGGCGTCCTTCTTCAACTCGTCTGAGTTGCGCGTGCTGTCGTTGGCTGATAACGAGATCTCCGGCGACATCCCCGAGATCCCTGATGGCTGCTTGAACGAGCTGCAAGTGCTTAATCTTTCCGACAACGCGCTGGTAGGCAAGGTGCCGGGTGGTCTCGCCCTGCTCCCCAATCTCACCACCATCGCTGTCGCGAATAATTACCTCTCCGGCGAGCTCCCCGCGGGCGGGTTCGGCGATCGGGTCGAGTACGTTGACCTAAGCGCCAACTTGATTAACGGCTCTTTGCCGCCGGACTTAGGAGGGCCAAGCCTCCGGTACCTGAACTTGTCGCGGAACCAGATCTCCGGTGCTATCCCGCCGCAGCTGGCATCGGGAATTCCGGCTAACTCCACCGTGGACTTCGCGTTCAATAATCTCACCGGAGAGATCCCACAGGCCGGAGCCTTGGCCGCGCAGGGGCCTGAGGAGTTCGTCGGGAATTCCGAACTCTGCGGGAAGCCGCTGGAGAACCTCTGCACGATTCCCTCCACCCTCTCCGGCCCGCCGAATTCGACGACGGGAAATCCACCGGACTCTCCTCCAGCCTTCGCGGCGATGCCGAGAAACGCAGCGGATGGTGCGCCTACCACCGGCAGCGGGCAAGGGAAGCTTCGGCCAGCGGTAATTATCGCGATCTCCGTCGGAGATGTGGCTGGAATTGGGTTTCTCGGCGCcgtgttttattatttttatctaataAAGAAGAAGAACAGAGAACAGCACCATCAACATCAGCAACAGGCGAAAGGAGTGGTGACTTTTGGCATGAACAAGCAACAACCTCGGCCATCGTCGTCGGAATCGAGAGGATTTAGCTGTATCTTCTGCTGTTCGAGGAGAAATCGCCTCGACGACGaagaagaagacagcgaagatgAATCGACGTCCTCTGATCCAGAAGCAGGGGAAGAGACAAGAAACAGAGCAGAGGAAGgcggcagcggcggcggcggaagAACGCCACAGCAACCAGATGCGACTCTCATCCCCGTCGACGGAGAGACTGAGCTCGAGATGGAGACTCTTCTCAAAGCCTCGGCCTACATACTCGGCGCCTCGGGGTCGAGCATCGTTTACAAGGCGGTGCTGGCCGACGGCACCGCCCTGGCCGTCCGACGAATCGGCGAGAGCAGCACCATCGACAAGCTCAAGGACTTCGAAGCACAGGTTCGCAGCGTCGCTAAGTTCCGGCACCCCAACCTGCTCCGCCTCCGGGGATTCTACTGGAGCGCCGACGAGAAACTCCTCATCCACGACTACGCTCCCAACGGCAGCTTAGCCAACATCTCATTCGCCAGCA AGAAGCAGAGCTCGTCGCCGTTCCACCTGAGCTGGGAATCGCGCCTCCGGATCGCGTGGGGCCTGGCGCGAGGACTCGCCTACCTCCACGAGAAGAAAAGCGTGCACGGCAACGTGAAGCCGAGCAACATCCTCTTGGACGCGGACATGGAGCCCAAGATCGCCGACTTCGGCCTCGACCGCCTCCTCTCCGGTGACGTCTGCGTCGGCGGGGGCGGTTACCGACTAGGCACGTCGGCCCGGCTCTTCGGCAGCAAGAGATCGTTGCATTCGCAGGCAAGCTTGCCGGAGCTGTCGCCGCCGGTTTCCGGAGCAAGCCCACTCGGATCCTCCGTCGCCTCGTCGGAGGCCCTGTACCAGGCCCCGGAATTCCTAAAGAGCCTGAAGCCGAGCACGAAGTCGGACGTGTACTCGTTCGGGATGGTGCTGCTGGAGATGCTGGCTGGGAGGGTGGTGTCGGAGATCGAAGTGGGGGAGTGGAACGCCGGCGGGCTGGTGGCTGAGGAAAGGCACAGGGTGGTGAGGATGGCGGACCCGGCGATGCGCGGGGAGGTGGAGGGGAAGGAGGAAGCGCTGATGAGCTGCTTCAGGCTGGGGTTCGCTTGCTGCGCGGCGGCCCCGCAGAGGAGGCCGGCGATGAAGGAGGTAGTTCAGGCGCTGGAGAAACTTCCGCCGCCGTCGTCTTCTCCTCCGTTCGCTTAA